Genomic DNA from Terriglobia bacterium:
ATTATCCAGCGCGATCCCGAATCGGTTTATGGGGACATGCTGCCCGTACTGCGCGCGGCGGATCTTCGAGTTGTGAATTGCGAATGTGCGCTGACTGCATCCCGGAAGCCGGTCTGGAAAAGCGGATCGGTCTTCAAGGGAATGCCGGAGCATGCAAAGGGACTGACGGCGGTTCCCTTCGAGGTAGCCTGCCTGGCCAACAATCATGTCTTCGATTACGGGATCTCGGGATTCCGGGAGAGCCTCGATACCCTGCGACGGCATGGCATCACAACCGTCGGCGCGGGCCTGACGGAGGAAGAGGCGTGCGGACCTCTTACACTCGTATTCGACAAGGCAAAGATCAGCATCATCAACATAAGCGAGGGGGAGGACTTGACCGCCTCCCGCGGGGGACCGGGAGTTTGTGGATGGGATCTGCCCAGGACCATGTCCCTGATCCGGCAACTCAAGAAAAACGGCAGCTGCGTTATCGTGATCGGGCACTGCGGCCTGGAGTATATACCTTATCCTCCGCCTTATGTCGCGGCGGCTTTCCGGGCGATGGCGGCAGCCGGCGCCGATTGCGTGATCGGCCACCACCCGCATGTGCCGCAGGGGATCGAATGGTATCAAGGACGGCCGATTGCCTACAGTCTCGGCAATTTTGTGTTTTACCAGCACACAGATCTGTACTATCGAAGGGTGGGATTCTGCATCACTCTCAGGGTTTCCGGCGGTGCCGTTTCGGCAATTGAGCTTCATCCATATCACATCACCGAAAGAGGCTTGCGCAGACTCAGCGCCTACGAAGATGAGAAGTTCCGTCGAAAAATCTCCCAGATTTCCCGGCCTCTGGAATCTCCTGCGGGAACCGAGAAAGCCTGGCAGGCCTATCTTGCTTATTACGGGATGTCCGGATTCGCTGAAGAAGTCCACGGCATCCTGAAAAAGATGAAATCGGAGCCGCAAAAAGGCGCCGCGATGTTCCGCAACCGGATCACGACGCTGCAGCATCACGAACTGTGGCGTGATCTCCTGACGCGTTTCGTTGCCGGAAAAGCGCGTCCTTATTCCAGGGAAGCTTACCGCGTGGTCGAGGAGTGGTTTTCGAGAGTGTGACCACGGAATCAGGATTTGAGCCCATACCGCTTGCCGCCGGCTTCGATGACCGCCTGGATCAGCCTGCGGTAATCCTCCATCTCCCCTTCCGGTGACCCGTGGTACAGCGTGTATATCTGGGGCGCCCAGCTTTTGTGGGGCTTGAGGCCGGGAATGCCGTTGACTTCAATGATCCTCAGTTTTCCGGCAGCATCGGCCTTGATGTCGATCCGCACATGGTCGAGGCAGTTCATGGCCTCGGCCGCCCGGTCGGCGATGTCCCTGGCTTCTTCGGCGCGCCGGCTTTCGAAGCTGATTCGGGTGAGTCCGACACCACGCAAATCGCTGCGCAGAATCCTGTGTTTCGCGTAATGCTTCTGCTCTACGGTGACCAGGCCCGGCAGGCATTCGCGACTCTTGCCGTTGCCGAGCACCAACACAGTATATTCGTCGCCGGGCAGATAATCCTCCACCAGTGCCGCTTCGTCAAATTCAGCCTCGATATAAGCCACCCGGCGCCTGAGCTCCTCGGCGGAGTAGACCACGCTCTCGTCTGAAATGCCCACGGAACGGGATTCGCAAATCGGTTTTACGAATGCGGGATATGAGATCATCAAGAGATCATCTCCGCTGTGCACGAGGTGGTGGCCTGGAACCGGCACCGCATTGCGGGCCAGGATGGTGTGGGTTTGGAATTTGTCGATCATGTCCTTCATGGCCCGGCTGTTGGAGCCGATATACGGTATGCCCCTGCTGTCCAGGACATCCGCCACCCACACGCCGCTCTCGTTTTTGCCGATGAATTTTTCGTTGGGAGAAATGTGGTACAGGGCGCTCCAGATGATGTCGAAGCCGCCCTGATCGAGAGCTTTGAAGAAGCCGGCCTCGGTTTCCACATAAGCGATGTGTGCCGGATGTCCTGAAGCCTCCGACGCCTCAGCGACACATTGGGTCACGGCCACATCACCCCATCCCTGGGCATCACCGCCGGGGCCGGTCACGAGGAGAACTCTCATAATGTATCTCCGCGAAATCGAAACGTCCCGGGCAGGCCGGGTCAAAACAGGCCGGGATCGCGATTGTATGACAGGAGCGCCTGCGCCGTGGCCTCGGAAACGGGTTCGAGCCGTTTCGCCACCGCGCGCCGTTTTTTTTCATCCAACTCCACCTTTGAAATCACTCTCACTCTGATCATGCTGTGCACCGGTTCCGGGTGAGGCTTCTCAGTCCGGGGGGCTACGTCGTCTGCCATGCGCTGGTTGGGGTCCAGGATCTGAACCCTGCGGCCGAAGTGCCGTTCGAGCGACGATCGCATCAAGTCCTTGACATAGGTGTAATGAGTGCAGCAGAGCCCCGCATAAAGCCGTGTGCCGGATAGATCTGCACTACAGGCCTCCGTAAGGCATTTTTCTATCAGGCCGGCAACATCGGGGCTGTCGGGATCCGTCTCGATGGCCGCAGCGAGCCCATGGCAGGCAACGGCGGAAATCCGCTCACGCCGAATTCCTTTTTGCACCAGTCTGTCCTGATGCACATGCGACTGGATGGTCGTCCGCGTTCCGAGCATCACGATGGAACTCGAAGGATCCGCGCTCAGGGCTTCGCAAAACAGATCGACGCCCGCCTCGATAATGCCCAACACGGGGACGGCGGCGCTCCGGCGGCTGTATTCGGTCCGGCTGTATAGAATGGAAAGCGTGTTGCAGGCGATGAGAATATGATCCGGCTCAAACTCGGCCATGCGAGTCAATGCCCGGTTGAAAACATCAGCGCGGGACTGCATATCCGGCAGGTCATTGTAGCCCTGCTGCTCTGGCCAGGCGTTGAAATAGGTGAGGAGCACATCCCGGCCCGGATTCGATTGCCTCAGATTCCTCTCGATCTCAGAGCAGATGGACAGGCCGCCCAGCCCCGAATCGGTAATGATCAGGTGCAGGGTTTTATCTTTTTGGATTCGTGAATCCGCAACGACCATGGCTCAGTTTCTGCCACCCAATCGGGACGGCTGCGAACGCCGCATCAATCACATCAATCAGACAGCCTCTCCTGCATGGGGCGCACCCATGCGCGTGAAGCGGGTTTTCTAGCGGCTGCGATAAAATACACGGACGGCCACGGCTGGGCAGCATTCGTGCTCTTCGTGATACTAATACGCAATTCGGCTATCGAATGGCAAGGATTTTGCGCCCCAACGCAGTCCCCCCTGTGCCGGGCGCGCCCTGTGACGCGTGAAAATCGGGGGGATGCTGGGGGGATATCAGGAGGCTCGCGTCTTACAGACGCGACCCACGCCGTGGGCGTGGGCGGCCCGACCGCGCCCGGCAAAGTCCATTTTCGGTGCAGAGAACTGAAAAGGCAGATGCACTGGGATCCATCGCGCCAACTGACGACAGGCTCACTCGCTGCTACCTCGCGGCTGACACCCAGGGCACTTGAAATCCCTGCCGGCTCAGTGGATTGTCCGGGTTAGCCCATACCCGAACACGCTCTCCCCGGTTCCTTTCATGGTCAACTCTTGCGGGTACGGGCGGACGACGGTCCAGCCCTCCTCCATCAACTCCGTGAGCGCGTGTTGCCTGTCGGACCATCGGCGAGTCGATGCCGCCGGTTCGGCAGCAAGGTGCGTCAGCAGGTGCCACATTCCCTCATCGAGTTCCAGCCATGCAAATCGGTGCATCGGTGTCTCTGAACAGTTCCTCATGCGCCGGGGCGCACGAAATTGAGTTCACATCTCAACGCAGAGGGTGCGGAGGCCGCAGGGAACACTCAAATCGCTGCAGCCTCGGCGGCCACGCCATTGAGTTTCTGGTTGCGGCTATACCGCGCCGTTTTCTTCGTCGCTGCCTTTTCATCCTCAAAGCAGTTTCTACCGAAGAGGGAAGCAAATTACATGCCAGATCCGGCCATGTCTGCCCATGGATTCAGAAAGGGCGGGAACACATCTGTTGTGTATAAGTTGCAGGCATAGGACCCGGCTAAGCAAGCCGCAGCTTGAGCCAAGACCGGCTGCGGTTGGAATGGGATACTGCTGATTTTCAGCACCGGCGTGCTCAAAGCCGACATTTCAGTGCATGAGCAAACCCAGGCAGTGCATTTCACAGATATCGCAACTTGTGTGCGAAAGCCTCTTCTCCTGCAAACTCATGGGG
This window encodes:
- a CDS encoding aspartate/glutamate racemase family protein, translating into MVVADSRIQKDKTLHLIITDSGLGGLSICSEIERNLRQSNPGRDVLLTYFNAWPEQQGYNDLPDMQSRADVFNRALTRMAEFEPDHILIACNTLSILYSRTEYSRRSAAVPVLGIIEAGVDLFCEALSADPSSSIVMLGTRTTIQSHVHQDRLVQKGIRRERISAVACHGLAAAIETDPDSPDVAGLIEKCLTEACSADLSGTRLYAGLCCTHYTYVKDLMRSSLERHFGRRVQILDPNQRMADDVAPRTEKPHPEPVHSMIRVRVISKVELDEKKRRAVAKRLEPVSEATAQALLSYNRDPGLF
- a CDS encoding ATP-grasp domain-containing protein — encoded protein: MRVLLVTGPGGDAQGWGDVAVTQCVAEASEASGHPAHIAYVETEAGFFKALDQGGFDIIWSALYHISPNEKFIGKNESGVWVADVLDSRGIPYIGSNSRAMKDMIDKFQTHTILARNAVPVPGHHLVHSGDDLLMISYPAFVKPICESRSVGISDESVVYSAEELRRRVAYIEAEFDEAALVEDYLPGDEYTVLVLGNGKSRECLPGLVTVEQKHYAKHRILRSDLRGVGLTRISFESRRAEEARDIADRAAEAMNCLDHVRIDIKADAAGKLRIIEVNGIPGLKPHKSWAPQIYTLYHGSPEGEMEDYRRLIQAVIEAGGKRYGLKS
- a CDS encoding CapA family protein, encoding MHRSTGRQNLQCQSGKKGTRGKTVLVASDWAPIRAFAAIIQRDPESVYGDMLPVLRAADLRVVNCECALTASRKPVWKSGSVFKGMPEHAKGLTAVPFEVACLANNHVFDYGISGFRESLDTLRRHGITTVGAGLTEEEACGPLTLVFDKAKISIINISEGEDLTASRGGPGVCGWDLPRTMSLIRQLKKNGSCVIVIGHCGLEYIPYPPPYVAAAFRAMAAAGADCVIGHHPHVPQGIEWYQGRPIAYSLGNFVFYQHTDLYYRRVGFCITLRVSGGAVSAIELHPYHITERGLRRLSAYEDEKFRRKISQISRPLESPAGTEKAWQAYLAYYGMSGFAEEVHGILKKMKSEPQKGAAMFRNRITTLQHHELWRDLLTRFVAGKARPYSREAYRVVEEWFSRV